GCCGCGAACTCTGCGATGTCTTCTTAATCTAGCCTTATTGCTACTAGCTTTGTTCACCATTGTTCAGTCACTCCTTTAACTAACCTTTCGCACCTTTACCGGCTTTACCTTCTTTACGCTGGATATGTTCGTTAACATATTTAATCCCCTTGCCTTTATAAGGTTCTGGTGGACGTTTTTCACGAACTTCCGCAGCGAACTGACCAACTTTTTGTTTGTCAGGGCCGGAAATGATGATTGAAGTCTGGTTTGGAACTTCGATGGTAATGCCATCGATTTCACTCATGGTTACCTGATGGGAATAACCCAGGTTCATAACCAGATCTTTTCCCTGTTTTGCAGCACGGTAACCAACACCGTTAATTTCTAATTCTTTTTTAAAGCCTTCGCTTACACCGATTACCATATTGTTGATCAAAGATCTGGTTAAACCGTGCAGGCTTCTGTGATCTTTTTTATCACTTGGGCGAGTTACTTCGATGACACCATCGTTTAAAGCAACAGCCATATCTTTGTGGAAATCCATTTCCAAAGTTCCTTTAGGGCCTTTTACTGTAATGTGGTGGCCGTCAATTTTAACGTCCACGCCAGCAGGAACCTGAATTGGAGCTCTACCTATACGAGACATTCTTGATTCCTCCTTATACTACCAAATAAATGCCAGAACTTCGCCGCCGCAGTTTGCTTTACGTGCAGCTCTATCAGTCATAATACCTTTCGATGTGGAAACGATAGCGATTCCAAGGCCTTTCATAACTTTTGGAAGATCTTCACAGCTAGCATAGATTCTAAGACCTGGCTTAGAAACTCTGCGCAGACCAGTGATGATCTGAGATTTATTTTCACCGTATTTTAAAGTGATACGGATGATACCTTGTTTACCATCTTCAATAATCTGGTAATTTTTAATATAACCTTCATCTACAAGAATCTGAGCAATCGCTTTCTTCATGTTGGATGCAGGCACATCAACTGTATCGTGTTTTGCTGAATTTGCGTTTCTGATTCGGGTCAGCATATCAGCAATTGTATCAGTGATTTGCATACCGTCAACCTCCTTTGCTCGTGCTTTTTACCAGCTGGATTTTTTTACGCCAGGGATTTGGCCTTTATAAGCCAATTCTCTAAAACAGATACGGCAGATACCGTATTTGCGGAGATACGCATGGGGTCTACCGCAGATTTTACATCTGTTATAAGCACGGGTGGAATATTTAGGCTCCCTTTGCTGTTTTACGATCATAGATCTTTTAGCCATGTTCTGTATCCTCCCTTACTTTTCAAATGGAGCGCCCATCAATGTTAATAATTCACGGGACTCTTCGTCTGTTGTAGCGGTTGTAACAAAGCAGATGTCCATACCGCGGGTTTTATCGATTTTATCGTATTCAATTTCAGGGAAAATCAATTGCTCTTTCAGACCCATGTTGTAGTTACCTCTACCGTCAAAAGAGTTCGGATTGATTCCTCTGAAGTCTCTTACACGAGGAAGAGCAATGTTGAACAGTCTATCAACAAAGTCATACATTTTTTCAGCGCGCAGTGTTACTTTTACGCCGATATTCATGCCTTCACGAAGTTTAAAGTTCGCTACAGATTTTCTAGCT
This is a stretch of genomic DNA from Clostridium facile. It encodes these proteins:
- the rplF gene encoding 50S ribosomal protein L6, with the translated sequence MSRIGRAPIQVPAGVDVKIDGHHITVKGPKGTLEMDFHKDMAVALNDGVIEVTRPSDKKDHRSLHGLTRSLINNMVIGVSEGFKKELEINGVGYRAAKQGKDLVMNLGYSHQVTMSEIDGITIEVPNQTSIIISGPDKQKVGQFAAEVREKRPPEPYKGKGIKYVNEHIQRKEGKAGKGAKG
- the rpsH gene encoding 30S ribosomal protein S8; its protein translation is MQITDTIADMLTRIRNANSAKHDTVDVPASNMKKAIAQILVDEGYIKNYQIIEDGKQGIIRITLKYGENKSQIITGLRRVSKPGLRIYASCEDLPKVMKGLGIAIVSTSKGIMTDRAARKANCGGEVLAFIW
- a CDS encoding type Z 30S ribosomal protein S14, which produces MAKRSMIVKQQREPKYSTRAYNRCKICGRPHAYLRKYGICRICFRELAYKGQIPGVKKSSW
- the rplE gene encoding 50S ribosomal protein L5; translation: MARLKEQYKSEIAPAMMKKFGYKSVMQIPKLEKVVINVGAGEARDNSKVIDAIMNDLATITGQKPVVCKARKSVANFKLREGMNIGVKVTLRAEKMYDFVDRLFNIALPRVRDFRGINPNSFDGRGNYNMGLKEQLIFPEIEYDKIDKTRGMDICFVTTATTDEESRELLTLMGAPFEK